A region of the Bacillus solimangrovi genome:
ATGTATTAGCAGAGCAAAGAAAAATAATAATGAAATTAACAAAGAGATTCCAAATGTTAATCATTGGTTTAAAGAGGATATCCAGCATGCAATAGCTGTTTTAGTTTCTGAAATTGACAAAGTAGAGCATGAAACTACTAGAAATGGTTTGAGACTAGCACTATCAAGTATTATTGTTCGAGTCTCAAATCAAGAAAGTGATACAAGATATGCAGCAATAGAAAAGAATGTAACAAAAGAAAATGTTTTTAGTTATTTTTTAGTAGCATGTCAAAAATTAAGTCAATATCTTGGAGAGAATTTATTTGAAAATAAGTTAAGCACTCAGATAATTAATAAAAGTATCCTAGAAGTAACCCCTTCAGACATAAAAAAACCTATTGGCATGGTTATTACTTCCCCTCCTTATCCAAATGCCTACGAATATTGGTTATATCACAAATATCGTATGTGGTGGCTGGGATATAACCCAAATGAAGTTAAAACTAGTGAAATAGGTGCAAGAGCCCATTATTTTAAGAAAAACCATCAAACTATAGATGATTTTAAATTACAGATGGATAATGTAATGGAATTACTAACAAAAGTGGTTGTTTCTTCTGGGTACATTTGTTTTGTGGTTGGACGTTCTATTATTCATGGGCAACATTATGATAATTCTAAAATAATTGAGGATTTAGCTTTGAAACATAATTTATCTGTTGTAGCGATTATTGATAGGAATATTGCTAAGCATAGAAAGTCTTTTAATTTATCTCATGCAAAGATTAAAAAAGAAACTTTATTAATATTACAAAAAATTTAAATCTCGAAAGGAGGTATTTAGATGCATTATCGCTTATTCTGGAATAATTACAAATACTTTCCGTATGAAAAAGAGCTAGCTTTAAAAGAAGTTGAGGCATTATTAAATCCTCAAGAAATTTATTCAGAGAATGATGTAATAAACATTGAACTAGGCGAAACCGCTTCTGCAAATGAAAAGTTAAAAAAACTCACTTATTTTTCCATGGTGGAGTCAGAAAATGAAACGATAATACCTTCTCAAGTGAGAGTTGAACAAACTGCAGGTAATTCTACAAATAACAGACAAGCTACAAGGTATTCAGCACATGGTATTCATGAATATAAAGGTAAATTTAATCCCCAGGTGGTCAAGTCTCTTCTGAATATTTTTAACGTGGATGAAAATAGTAATGTAATTGACCCGTTTTCTGGAAGTGGAACAACTCTACTTGAATGTTCACTTCAAAACATAAATGCTATCGGTCTAGACATTAATCCTTTGGCTGTATTCATTGCAAATGCGAAACAAATAGCTATATCAAATCCTGCTGAGAAAATTGCTGAAGCAGGGAATAAAATTATTAGAGAATTTCATCAGTCCAATAAAGTATTTGAGTTACCAGCAAATTTAACTGAACGTGAAGAATATTTACTTAAATGGTTTCCCGAAGAAACTTTTTTTGAAATTGAATTTTTAAGGGAAAGTATAAATCATAATGCTGGTCCACTAAAAAATATATTTCTAGTTCTACTAAGTAATCTTATACGTGAATATTCTTTACAAGAACCTGCTGATTTAAGGATTCGAAGACGTAAATCACCTTTTCCAGAAGAATTACTTATTGACGCATATGAGTTATCCATAAATAAGTTTGTTAATAACATAAGAGCTTCCCAAGAAACTACAGGGTTAAAAATAAAGAAAAACAAAGCGATAAATTTTGATTCAAGAAAATTAGAAGCACAAGAAGGGGTATTAGATTTAAATTATTTTGATGCAGGAATCACAAGTCCACCTTATGCGACGGCTTTACCATATATCGATACACAGCGTCTTAGCCTAGTTTGGTTAGGGCTAATCCCTCCTAATGAAATTATGCCTTTAGAAGGTAATCTTATAGGGAGCAGAGAGTTTAAAAATGCTGTAAAAAAAGAGTGGCAAGGAAAGATGTTAAATAATGCTTCACAGATACCTGAATCGTTATTTATGTATTGCAATACGTTACAAAACGCATTAAGTGAGTCAGACGGCTTTCGCCGACAAGCAGTTCCGTTACTTTTATATAGGTATCTTGCTGATATGATGTTAATGTTTAAAAACCTATTACCTTACTTTAAAAAAAATGCACCGTATGCACTGATAGTTGGACATAATCATACTACCTTAGGGGGAAAGAGGTTTGATATTAATACTCCAAAACTCCTTGTGGAAATTGCAGTTTCTGTAGGGTGGATTCATGATGAGA
Encoded here:
- a CDS encoding DNA methyltransferase; amino-acid sequence: MKGANMNIANDIKEKLHEIDWDFTRSSATKGIHSIHPYPAKFIPEIPRTLLDTLPLPEGTAVLDPFCGSGTTLVEAQSKGYPTVGVDLNPIACLISKVKTNTLQSDFVNIAEECISRAKKNNNEINKEIPNVNHWFKEDIQHAIAVLVSEIDKVEHETTRNGLRLALSSIIVRVSNQESDTRYAAIEKNVTKENVFSYFLVACQKLSQYLGENLFENKLSTQIINKSILEVTPSDIKKPIGMVITSPPYPNAYEYWLYHKYRMWWLGYNPNEVKTSEIGARAHYFKKNHQTIDDFKLQMDNVMELLTKVVVSSGYICFVVGRSIIHGQHYDNSKIIEDLALKHNLSVVAIIDRNIAKHRKSFNLSHAKIKKETLLILQKI
- a CDS encoding DNA methyltransferase, which codes for MHYRLFWNNYKYFPYEKELALKEVEALLNPQEIYSENDVINIELGETASANEKLKKLTYFSMVESENETIIPSQVRVEQTAGNSTNNRQATRYSAHGIHEYKGKFNPQVVKSLLNIFNVDENSNVIDPFSGSGTTLLECSLQNINAIGLDINPLAVFIANAKQIAISNPAEKIAEAGNKIIREFHQSNKVFELPANLTEREEYLLKWFPEETFFEIEFLRESINHNAGPLKNIFLVLLSNLIREYSLQEPADLRIRRRKSPFPEELLIDAYELSINKFVNNIRASQETTGLKIKKNKAINFDSRKLEAQEGVLDLNYFDAGITSPPYATALPYIDTQRLSLVWLGLIPPNEIMPLEGNLIGSREFKNAVKKEWQGKMLNNASQIPESLFMYCNTLQNALSESDGFRRQAVPLLLYRYLADMMLMFKNLLPYFKKNAPYALIVGHNHTTLGGKRFDINTPKLLVEIAVSVGWIHDESVELQTYKRYGIHHKNAVNNETLIILRKP